The Astatotilapia calliptera chromosome 14, fAstCal1.2, whole genome shotgun sequence genome includes a region encoding these proteins:
- the hikeshi gene encoding protein Hikeshi, producing MFGCLVAGRLVQTDAVQLAPDKFLFNLSDYENVNHVVVFMLGTVPFPAGMGGAVYFSFPDPASGGPVWQLLGFITNDKPSAIFKISGLKAGEGGAHPFGIMTSSASPSVAQVGVSVEALEQLAQQIPVSSAAVSTVDTFLQFTQKMLDSLYNFASSFAVSQAQMLPNPTETFIPSSCILKWYENFQRRMAQNPNFWKN from the coding sequence ATGTTCGGCTGTTTGGTCGCAGGGAGGTTGGTGCAGACAGACGCGGTGCAACTTGCCCCGGACAAGTTCCTCTTTAACCTGTCGGACTACGAGAATGTGAACCATGTGGTGGTATTTATGCTAGGTACCGTGCCATTCCCTGCCGGCATGGGCGGTGCCGTATACTTCTCTTTCCCTGATCCGGCGAGTGGCGGTCCCGTGTGGCAGCTACTCGGCTTCATCACCAACGATAAGCCAAGTGCCATCTTCAAGATCTCTGGGCTGAAGGCTGGGGAGGGCGGGGCGCACCCCTTCGGTATTATGACCTCTTCTGCGTCTCCCTCCGTTGCTCAGGTCGGCGTGTCAGTGGAGGCTCTGGAGCAGCTGGCTCAGCAGATCCCGGTGTCCAGCGCCGCCGTGTCCACCGTGGACACCTTCCTGCAGTTCACCCAAAAGATGTTGGACAGTCTGTACAACTTCGCCTCTTCCTTTGCTGTGTCGCAGGCCCAGATGCTGCCAAACCCCACAGAGACTTTTATTCCTTCCAGTTGCATCCTCAAGTGGTATGAAAACTTTCAGAGGAGGATGGCGCAGAATCCGAATTTCTGGAAAAACTGA